The following proteins are co-located in the Syntrophales bacterium genome:
- a CDS encoding ABC transporter ATP-binding protein, whose product VSVTHDINLASLYCDRMILLNAGNIHCMGTPDEVITESNIKEVYETDVSVDRNPQTGLPRVTLLSSH is encoded by the coding sequence GTTTCCGTAACCCACGATATAAATCTGGCATCACTTTACTGTGACAGAATGATACTTCTTAACGCAGGGAATATCCACTGCATGGGTACTCCGGACGAGGTGATTACAGAATCCAATATCAAAGAGGTTTATGAAACAGATGTATCAGTGGATCGCAATCCACAGACAGGATTGCCGAGAGTAACATTATTGAGTTCACATTAA
- a CDS encoding TonB-dependent receptor → MIKRGMKKLLILLTCLFVASSVAVYAQEEGDTVTMEETVVTASRIEEPLKYSPDSVTIVTGEEIQKKGKQTVTDVLRDVPGVFIKQSGSHGGEEEIYIRGTNSAHTLIMIDGVQVGDPMKSTGKIKITDISTDNIEKIEIIRGAQSVLYGSDAIGGVINIITKKGRGKPKYYLSAEGGSYETFREKVGVSGSTDKINYAASVSRLDTKGVSKADEELGNTEEDYYHDTNLSTRVGGQISETIRANISVHHSESSMDYDNPGVDVDKVMNTTITSVSTNLDQDLFDWWQHVVKLGVTEVEREYMNQGAFNNSFDGTIKVASWQHNFFIGDIDTVTAGFDYKEEDGDSKSSSGSDIAKKSVDTKGFFIQNKLTPLKGMSFTLGARHDDHQTFGGEDTYKGALAYFSEKTGTKIRGSYATGFRAPSLYQLYSSSGDANLKPEESKGYDAGIDQKLFGEKVSLSLTYFHTKIDNMIKYDDDPAIKKYRNIAKVRTEGWETVLSCRPIKSLSLHAHYTYTEAKNEGDSNNGKYLQYRPQHTGGAAINIKPLEQLNLNLNAQYVGKRYRNDSNTEEMPAYTLFNLAASYDVNKHLQFFGRVENLTDKKYQSVYQYGEPGIGVYGGIKVTF, encoded by the coding sequence ATGATAAAAAGAGGTATGAAAAAGCTATTAATTTTGTTGACATGTCTGTTTGTTGCTTCATCTGTCGCTGTTTATGCACAGGAAGAGGGAGATACCGTAACTATGGAAGAAACGGTGGTGACGGCAAGCAGGATAGAGGAGCCTTTAAAATATTCACCTGATTCCGTTACCATTGTTACCGGGGAAGAAATTCAAAAAAAGGGGAAACAGACCGTTACGGATGTCCTCAGAGATGTTCCGGGTGTTTTCATTAAACAGAGCGGGTCACACGGCGGGGAAGAGGAGATTTATATACGCGGGACGAATAGCGCCCATACGTTGATTATGATCGATGGCGTGCAGGTGGGCGATCCCATGAAGTCGACTGGAAAAATAAAAATCACCGATATTTCAACTGATAACATTGAAAAGATAGAGATTATCCGCGGCGCACAGAGCGTACTATATGGATCGGATGCCATCGGAGGCGTCATCAACATCATTACCAAGAAGGGCAGGGGAAAACCGAAATATTATCTCTCCGCGGAAGGTGGGTCGTATGAGACCTTCAGGGAAAAAGTGGGTGTCAGCGGATCAACAGATAAGATAAATTACGCCGCATCTGTGTCACGTTTAGATACCAAGGGCGTATCAAAGGCGGATGAAGAACTGGGGAATACCGAAGAAGATTATTATCATGATACCAACCTTTCTACCCGTGTCGGTGGTCAGATCAGTGAAACGATAAGAGCGAATATTTCGGTACATCACTCTGAATCGTCCATGGATTACGATAACCCTGGAGTTGACGTCGATAAGGTCATGAATACAACCATAACAAGTGTTTCTACAAACCTCGATCAGGACCTTTTTGACTGGTGGCAGCATGTTGTCAAGCTCGGTGTCACGGAGGTCGAGAGGGAGTATATGAATCAGGGGGCATTCAATAACAGTTTTGATGGGACCATCAAAGTGGCATCGTGGCAGCACAATTTTTTTATCGGGGATATCGATACAGTTACCGCAGGGTTTGATTATAAGGAAGAGGATGGGGACAGTAAGAGTTCTTCGGGAAGCGATATAGCAAAAAAAAGTGTTGATACCAAAGGCTTTTTTATCCAGAACAAATTGACACCGTTAAAAGGCATGTCTTTTACCCTCGGTGCACGTCATGACGATCATCAAACATTTGGCGGCGAAGATACCTATAAAGGGGCTTTGGCCTATTTCTCTGAAAAGACGGGAACGAAGATAAGGGGAAGCTACGCTACGGGGTTCCGGGCGCCGTCGCTCTACCAACTTTATTCAAGCTCTGGTGATGCCAATCTTAAGCCTGAAGAAAGTAAGGGTTACGATGCGGGCATAGACCAAAAGCTTTTCGGGGAAAAGGTGTCATTATCTTTAACTTATTTCCACACCAAAATCGACAATATGATCAAGTATGATGATGATCCGGCTATTAAAAAATACCGTAATATCGCAAAGGTCAGAACCGAGGGCTGGGAGACTGTCCTTTCATGCCGGCCGATAAAGAGTTTAAGCCTTCACGCTCATTACACCTATACCGAAGCTAAAAATGAAGGAGATTCGAATAACGGGAAGTATCTGCAGTATCGCCCGCAGCACACCGGAGGCGCGGCTATTAACATCAAGCCCCTGGAACAGTTGAATCTGAATCTCAATGCTCAGTATGTCGGCAAAAGATACCGCAATGACAGCAACACCGAGGAAATGCCCGCGTACACACTTTTTAATCTTGCCGCTTCCTATGATGTGAATAAACATTTGCAATTCTTCGGAAGGGTTGAAAACTTAACCGACAAGAAATATCAGTCGGTTTATCAATACGGCGAACCGGGCATTGGTGTTTATGGCGGCATCAAGGTAACTTTTTGA